A DNA window from Fibrobacter sp. contains the following coding sequences:
- a CDS encoding PBP1A family penicillin-binding protein, with the protein MGKIILSMFFAFIFLFSASVATGSFFLYRLYQTLPTLNQMQNIEQRLVTKVLGRDKSLIHEFSIEKRYWVPLEKIPMDLQNAVIAIEDRRFYRHWGIDVKRIFGAIIVNMSRGGYAQGFSTITQQLARNVYLTSHKSITRKLREVLTAIQLESCYTKREILELYLNQVYLGAGVYGVEAASEYYFSKHCSELSIEECALLAGLIQLPERYRPDRQANILRITQRRNIVLKAMKDLKFIDRNTASQTAHLPVECRITKPVQGKGQYFMEMVRKYVSDKYGDEMLYNGGLTIHTTLDPVAQDSAEQSCARQIASLQKRLNRIFLDSTRADRKLKIKRETFLASFDSIYALHEEEFSKFPDSIKLRQAQISVVALDVQTGAIRALIGGRNFQESKFNRALHARRQPGSAFKPFVYTAALENGFTPASVVLDQPITLMTDNGEWRPENYDKVFNGPITIRSALGKSVNLVAIQVLNKVGAHKVIEYARRMGLRHEMNPVPALAIGACQATPLELTSAYSIYANGGILAKPYWIEKIVDRSGRVLESHTPDEKEVLSPQTAFLMASLMKTVVCCGTGASIPGLGFTRPAAGKTGTTNDYSDAWFVGFTPQIACGVWAGVDERRPLGTGVTGSIAAIPVWVRTMIPLHEGLPVKDFQKPEGIKTETICRESHLVVNDHCPKGVVEFFLGESKLDTCDIHGVRGKRGDNMMKLFSTPQIEKKSSSDKKKKRMMF; encoded by the coding sequence TTGGGAAAGATCATTCTGAGCATGTTTTTTGCATTCATCTTTCTCTTTTCCGCATCTGTTGCCACCGGATCGTTTTTTCTTTATAGACTCTATCAGACGCTTCCAACGCTCAATCAGATGCAAAATATTGAGCAGCGGCTGGTTACAAAGGTTCTGGGCAGGGATAAATCGCTAATACATGAATTCAGCATAGAGAAAAGATACTGGGTCCCTTTAGAGAAAATCCCCATGGATCTCCAGAACGCGGTGATTGCAATTGAAGACAGACGCTTTTACCGTCACTGGGGAATAGACGTAAAAAGAATATTCGGGGCCATAATAGTGAATATGTCCAGGGGAGGGTATGCTCAGGGCTTCTCGACAATCACTCAGCAGCTTGCCAGGAATGTCTATCTTACCTCGCATAAGTCAATCACCCGTAAATTAAGAGAAGTGCTTACCGCCATTCAGCTTGAATCCTGCTACACGAAAAGAGAAATACTTGAATTGTATCTCAACCAGGTCTATCTGGGCGCAGGTGTTTACGGTGTTGAGGCTGCCAGTGAGTATTATTTCAGCAAACACTGCTCTGAGCTCAGCATTGAGGAGTGTGCTCTTCTTGCCGGACTAATCCAGCTCCCGGAACGGTACCGCCCTGACAGGCAAGCCAATATTTTACGTATCACCCAGCGACGCAACATTGTTTTAAAGGCAATGAAGGATCTTAAATTTATTGACCGTAATACCGCTTCCCAGACTGCCCACCTGCCGGTTGAGTGCAGGATAACCAAACCCGTTCAGGGCAAGGGACAGTACTTCATGGAAATGGTAAGGAAATATGTATCTGATAAGTACGGTGATGAGATGCTTTACAATGGAGGACTGACAATTCACACCACTCTTGATCCTGTCGCCCAGGATTCAGCCGAACAATCCTGTGCACGTCAGATCGCCAGTCTTCAGAAACGCCTCAACCGTATATTCCTTGACAGTACCAGAGCAGACCGGAAACTCAAAATTAAGCGGGAAACATTTCTTGCCTCCTTCGATTCCATCTATGCATTGCATGAGGAGGAGTTTTCAAAGTTTCCAGACTCCATCAAACTTCGTCAGGCTCAGATCTCCGTTGTCGCTCTGGATGTCCAGACAGGTGCAATCCGGGCTCTCATAGGAGGGAGAAATTTCCAGGAGAGTAAATTCAACCGGGCACTCCATGCCAGGCGCCAGCCGGGTTCTGCTTTCAAACCTTTTGTCTACACTGCTGCCCTGGAAAATGGATTTACACCCGCCTCTGTGGTTCTCGATCAGCCGATAACCTTGATGACCGATAATGGAGAGTGGCGCCCTGAAAATTATGACAAGGTCTTCAATGGCCCGATCACTATCCGAAGTGCACTTGGTAAATCAGTCAACCTGGTGGCAATACAGGTGCTTAACAAAGTAGGTGCTCACAAGGTCATTGAATATGCAAGAAGAATGGGGTTGAGGCACGAAATGAATCCTGTTCCGGCACTGGCAATAGGGGCCTGCCAGGCTACTCCGTTGGAGCTTACCTCTGCATATTCCATCTATGCCAATGGAGGAATACTGGCTAAGCCATATTGGATTGAGAAGATTGTGGACAGGAGCGGACGGGTGCTTGAGTCGCACACCCCTGATGAAAAGGAGGTGCTCTCTCCTCAGACTGCCTTCCTGATGGCATCACTTATGAAGACTGTAGTATGCTGCGGAACCGGAGCCTCTATTCCGGGGCTGGGCTTTACACGGCCTGCTGCAGGGAAAACCGGTACTACAAATGACTATTCCGATGCCTGGTTCGTGGGTTTTACTCCCCAGATCGCATGCGGCGTATGGGCTGGAGTTGATGAGCGAAGACCACTTGGTACAGGCGTCACAGGATCTATCGCGGCTATTCCAGTCTGGGTCAGAACCATGATACCTCTCCACGAAGGTCTTCCAGTAAAGGATTTCCAAAAGCCGGAGGGGATAAAAACAGAGACCATCTGCCGTGAATCCCATCTTGTAGTAAATGATCACTGTCCCAAAGGAGTCGTGGAATTTTTTCTTGGGGAAAGCAAGCTTGACACCTGCGATATTCACGGGGTCAGAGGGAAAAGAGGAGACAACATGATGAAGCTTTTCAGCACCCCTCAGATTGAAAAGAAATCCTCCTCGGATAAGAAGAAGAAGCGAATGATGTTTTAG
- a CDS encoding SAP domain-containing protein encodes MQLAEIRKKARELGISGAKMKKDELIQSIQKAEGNFPCFKSAQTDCGQMDCCWREDCLPKK; translated from the coding sequence GTGCAGCTTGCCGAGATACGGAAAAAAGCCAGGGAGTTGGGAATTTCAGGTGCGAAGATGAAAAAGGATGAACTGATTCAATCTATTCAGAAAGCTGAGGGGAATTTTCCCTGTTTTAAATCGGCACAGACTGATTGTGGTCAGATGGATTGTTGCTGGCGTGAAGATTGCCTTCCTAAGAAATGA
- the ilvB gene encoding biosynthetic-type acetolactate synthase large subunit has protein sequence MRKTGAQIVVDALIREGVEVVFGYPGGVVIPIFDVLYDTKEIKFILTRHEQAAAHAADGYARASGKVGVCLATSGPGATNLVTGIATAYLDSIPMVAITGQVASWLLGSDAFQEADVVGITRPITKHNFLVKSVEELPGIIKKAFHIASTGRPGPVLVDIPADISRSVHEDYKYPDSVKIRSYKPNLVGNLRQIKRAAEAIEAARKPVIFAGGGIILSGAHEELRTLAETTNIPVTTTLMGLGAFPGDHPLFIGMPGMHGSKTANFALQESDLIISVGARFDDRVTGFVAKFAPNAKIIHMDVDPAAISKIIEVDIPVVGDAKNILTSLNKFVKPRQPDEWNELINTRKGSRLFNYTQSQTEIKPQWVIEQLQKQVGNDAIICTEVGQNQMWTAQFYKFTKPRTLITSGGLGTMGFGLPAAMGAALTNPGVPVIDIAGDGSIQMNIQELATLAVDRIPVKILILNNTYLGMVRQWQDLFHNKRYSATCLRGGVLCNECAGTQKCKRNYVPDFVALANSYGIKGFRAEEVGQVESVIKEALSIDGPALMEFMIPPEENVFPMVPAGKPIDEILEG, from the coding sequence TTGAGGAAGACAGGTGCGCAAATTGTTGTTGATGCCCTGATCAGGGAGGGTGTCGAGGTTGTTTTCGGATATCCGGGTGGTGTGGTTATCCCTATTTTTGATGTCCTTTATGATACAAAAGAGATCAAATTTATCCTGACCAGGCATGAGCAGGCTGCCGCACATGCGGCTGATGGTTATGCAAGGGCCAGCGGGAAAGTTGGAGTTTGTCTGGCTACTTCGGGACCGGGAGCAACAAATCTTGTGACAGGTATTGCCACCGCTTATCTCGACTCTATCCCCATGGTTGCTATCACCGGCCAGGTTGCTTCGTGGCTGCTTGGTTCAGATGCATTTCAGGAAGCGGATGTGGTCGGGATCACAAGACCCATAACCAAGCACAACTTTCTTGTCAAGTCGGTGGAAGAACTGCCGGGAATAATTAAGAAGGCTTTTCACATAGCATCAACAGGAAGACCCGGGCCGGTGCTTGTGGATATACCTGCGGATATCTCCAGATCTGTTCATGAGGACTATAAATATCCGGATTCTGTCAAGATACGCAGCTACAAACCTAATCTTGTCGGCAATCTCCGTCAGATAAAACGGGCAGCAGAGGCTATTGAGGCTGCTCGTAAGCCGGTGATTTTTGCCGGTGGCGGGATTATACTTTCCGGGGCCCATGAGGAGCTCAGGACTTTGGCTGAAACCACCAATATTCCTGTGACTACCACATTAATGGGGCTTGGGGCTTTTCCTGGAGATCATCCTCTTTTTATTGGTATGCCCGGGATGCATGGATCGAAGACCGCGAATTTCGCTCTTCAGGAGAGTGATCTTATCATCTCTGTGGGTGCGCGTTTCGATGACCGGGTGACAGGTTTTGTGGCAAAATTCGCTCCCAATGCAAAAATAATTCACATGGATGTTGATCCGGCGGCCATATCAAAGATAATTGAGGTTGACATTCCGGTTGTGGGTGATGCTAAAAATATTCTGACATCTCTTAATAAATTTGTCAAACCCAGGCAGCCGGATGAATGGAACGAGTTGATCAACACCCGTAAGGGCAGCAGGCTTTTTAACTATACTCAATCGCAGACTGAGATAAAGCCGCAATGGGTGATAGAGCAGCTTCAGAAGCAGGTCGGTAATGATGCTATCATCTGTACTGAGGTGGGTCAGAACCAGATGTGGACTGCGCAGTTTTACAAATTCACAAAACCCCGCACTCTTATCACATCTGGAGGTCTGGGGACGATGGGGTTCGGGCTGCCGGCAGCCATGGGCGCGGCGCTGACAAATCCGGGTGTTCCTGTGATCGATATTGCCGGTGATGGATCTATACAAATGAATATACAGGAACTGGCCACTCTGGCAGTGGACCGGATCCCGGTCAAGATTCTTATCCTCAACAACACTTATTTGGGGATGGTGCGTCAGTGGCAGGATCTGTTTCACAATAAGAGATACAGTGCGACGTGTCTTCGCGGTGGTGTCCTTTGTAATGAGTGTGCCGGTACACAGAAGTGTAAGCGCAACTATGTCCCTGATTTTGTGGCTCTTGCCAACAGTTACGGCATTAAGGGATTCAGGGCAGAGGAAGTGGGGCAGGTTGAATCGGTTATAAAAGAGGCGCTTTCCATCGACGGGCCTGCGCTTATGGAGTTTATGATTCCGCCGGAAGAAAATGTGTTTCCGATGGTTCCGGCTGGCAAACCGATTGATGAGATTCTGGAGGGATAA
- the ilvN gene encoding acetolactate synthase small subunit produces the protein MGTHTISVMVENHSGALSRIAGLFSSRGYNISSLTVAETEDSSVSRMTIIVDGDESVLEQIVKQLNRLVDVIKVIDFGDDPIVEREMLLINIDSSKANRHEIVELGGIFGARIASVSPTSITFEMTGTKKSIDDFMMMVKPYGIKEVVRSGTIAIAQAKK, from the coding sequence ATGGGTACACATACTATATCAGTGATGGTTGAGAACCACAGCGGCGCTCTTTCCAGGATAGCCGGGCTCTTTTCCAGCAGAGGCTACAATATCTCAAGTCTGACAGTTGCCGAGACAGAGGACTCTTCGGTTTCACGGATGACCATAATAGTCGATGGTGATGAGAGTGTTCTTGAACAGATTGTAAAGCAGCTTAACAGGCTTGTAGATGTAATCAAGGTTATTGACTTTGGCGATGATCCGATCGTGGAAAGAGAGATGCTTCTTATCAATATCGATTCCTCCAAGGCAAACCGTCATGAGATTGTTGAACTGGGTGGGATATTCGGAGCGCGAATAGCATCCGTCTCCCCGACATCAATTACATTTGAGATGACCGGGACAAAGAAATCCATAGATGATTTCATGATGATGGTGAAGCCTTACGGAATTAAAGAGGTGGTCAGGTCAGGGACAATCGCTATTGCTCAGGCTAAGAAATAG
- the ilvC gene encoding ketol-acid reductoisomerase, translating to MAIIDFGGKKEEVITRKEFTLAKARKTLKGETIAIIGYGVQGPAQALNLKDNGFNVIVGQAKKFRKDWDRAVKDGWVPGKTLFDIGEAAQKGTIIQMLVSDAAQMAIWPTIKKYLTPGKALYFSHGFSIVYKEQTKVIPPKDIDVILVAPKGSGTSVRRNFLNGAGINSSYAVFQDATGRAEERCIAVGIGIGSGYLFPTTFQKEVYSDLTGERGVLMGALAGIMEAQYDVLRKNGHSPSEAFNETVEELTQSLIRLVDENGMDWMYSNCSATAQRGALDWKPKFKKATLPVFKELYDSVKSGKETRRVLTVCGKPNYKELLDKELSAMGNSEMWLAGKAVRSLRPKEKAKEISKATKGIAGRGKN from the coding sequence ATGGCTATAATCGATTTCGGCGGAAAAAAAGAAGAAGTCATCACCCGCAAGGAGTTTACTCTTGCTAAAGCCAGAAAAACACTTAAAGGTGAAACTATCGCCATCATCGGTTACGGTGTGCAGGGTCCCGCCCAGGCATTGAATCTCAAGGACAATGGCTTTAATGTCATTGTCGGACAGGCGAAAAAGTTCAGGAAAGACTGGGATCGCGCAGTTAAGGATGGGTGGGTACCAGGTAAGACTCTGTTTGACATCGGAGAGGCAGCCCAGAAAGGAACAATAATCCAGATGCTTGTTTCGGATGCAGCGCAGATGGCAATCTGGCCTACTATCAAGAAATACCTGACACCAGGAAAGGCGCTGTATTTTTCTCACGGTTTCTCTATTGTATATAAGGAACAGACAAAGGTCATTCCTCCAAAGGATATCGATGTTATTCTCGTTGCTCCAAAGGGAAGCGGAACCTCAGTACGCAGGAATTTCCTGAATGGAGCCGGGATCAACTCCAGTTACGCGGTTTTCCAGGATGCTACCGGCAGAGCTGAAGAGCGCTGCATTGCAGTTGGTATTGGGATTGGATCAGGGTATCTGTTCCCGACAACATTCCAGAAAGAAGTATACAGCGACCTTACGGGTGAGCGGGGAGTTCTGATGGGTGCACTTGCCGGAATTATGGAGGCACAGTATGATGTGCTCCGTAAAAACGGCCATTCTCCCAGTGAAGCTTTCAACGAAACAGTTGAGGAACTGACACAGAGTCTGATCAGACTGGTTGACGAAAACGGAATGGACTGGATGTACTCAAACTGCTCAGCAACTGCTCAGCGCGGTGCGCTTGACTGGAAGCCGAAGTTTAAGAAGGCTACGCTGCCCGTTTTCAAGGAACTTTATGATTCCGTCAAGAGTGGCAAGGAAACCAGAAGAGTTCTGACTGTCTGCGGAAAGCCCAATTATAAGGAACTATTGGACAAAGAACTATCTGCAATGGGTAACTCGGAGATGTGGCTGGCGGGTAAGGCAGTAAGGAGCCTGCGCCCGAAAGAGAAGGCCAAAGAGATATCCAAAGCAACAAAGGGTATCGCTGGCCGCGGTAAAAACTAG
- the leuA gene encoding 2-isopropylmalate synthase, which translates to MKDKVLIFDTTLRDGEQALVSSLSVEQKLRVARQLARLNVDIIEAGFPVSSPGDFQSVTSIAREIKGPIICGLARAVEKDILACARAIKPAEQCRIHTFIGTSGIHTEKKLRKTEGEILEIVKGCVRLARRHCGDVEFSPEDAGRTGVDFLCRVVETAIDAGAGTINIPDTVGYTTPEHFAKIIDELFNRVPNIDKAVISVHCHNDLGMATANSLTAVLHGARQVECAINGIGERAGNAALEEVVMAIKVRKDLFGLSTSVNTREIMRTSKLVRELCHMPVQPNKAIVGSNAFSHSSGIHQDGVLKEKKTYEIITPQSIGLKENRMNLTSRSGSHMVRSRLLDLGYSEVEAGSEDIYKRFKELADKKGTVYDDDLIVLMESKSSEDLKDRFVLETLNVSSGRGTIPTATARILVDGKLYSEAACGDGAVDAATKAIDRIVGYKIKIDNFHLEAVTEGREAQGRVSIVARSDEGVFNGAGTSTDIVEASALAYMDVVNKIARMKRFKRKLPAAAVNSAADKKSEKGA; encoded by the coding sequence ATGAAAGACAAAGTCTTGATTTTTGATACGACCCTGCGTGATGGCGAGCAGGCTCTTGTTTCCAGTTTGTCAGTTGAGCAGAAACTCAGAGTGGCCAGACAGCTTGCCAGACTCAATGTGGATATTATTGAGGCAGGTTTTCCGGTTTCTTCCCCTGGTGATTTCCAGTCGGTCACAAGCATCGCACGTGAAATAAAGGGACCTATAATCTGTGGGCTTGCCAGAGCTGTGGAAAAAGATATCCTGGCCTGCGCGCGTGCCATTAAACCGGCGGAGCAGTGCCGTATCCATACTTTTATCGGTACTTCGGGTATTCATACAGAGAAAAAGCTGCGCAAGACTGAAGGTGAAATACTGGAAATTGTAAAGGGATGTGTCCGTCTTGCCAGACGCCATTGCGGAGATGTGGAATTTTCTCCCGAGGATGCGGGCAGGACCGGAGTTGATTTTCTCTGCCGTGTTGTGGAGACCGCTATAGATGCTGGTGCAGGTACAATAAATATTCCTGATACTGTGGGCTATACCACACCGGAGCATTTTGCCAAAATAATTGACGAATTGTTCAACAGAGTGCCTAATATTGATAAAGCGGTAATTTCCGTGCACTGCCACAATGATCTGGGAATGGCCACAGCGAACTCTCTTACAGCGGTTTTGCATGGCGCGCGCCAGGTGGAATGCGCAATCAACGGTATTGGTGAGAGGGCGGGTAATGCCGCGCTGGAAGAGGTGGTGATGGCGATAAAGGTGAGGAAGGATCTTTTCGGTCTTTCCACATCTGTAAATACACGCGAGATCATGCGAACAAGCAAGCTCGTCAGAGAACTCTGTCACATGCCGGTGCAGCCAAACAAAGCTATAGTGGGATCCAATGCTTTTTCCCATTCCTCCGGAATTCATCAGGACGGAGTGCTCAAGGAAAAGAAAACCTATGAGATAATAACACCACAATCGATCGGCTTGAAGGAAAACAGGATGAACCTGACCAGCCGTTCCGGAAGCCACATGGTCAGATCACGTCTTCTGGATCTGGGGTACAGTGAGGTTGAGGCCGGTTCCGAGGACATTTACAAACGCTTTAAGGAATTGGCAGATAAGAAAGGTACAGTGTACGATGATGATCTTATTGTGCTTATGGAATCAAAGAGCAGTGAAGATCTCAAGGACAGGTTTGTGCTCGAGACCTTAAATGTGTCAAGCGGGAGAGGGACTATCCCCACTGCCACCGCAAGGATCCTTGTTGATGGAAAGCTCTACAGTGAGGCGGCCTGCGGTGACGGGGCGGTTGATGCGGCAACAAAGGCAATCGACAGGATTGTCGGATACAAGATCAAAATAGACAACTTTCATCTGGAAGCCGTGACTGAAGGCCGCGAAGCCCAGGGGCGGGTTTCTATTGTGGCCAGGTCCGATGAGGGGGTTTTTAACGGTGCAGGAACCAGTACCGACATCGTTGAGGCGTCGGCACTGGCATATATGGATGTTGTAAACAAGATAGCCAGGATGAAGAGATTCAAACGTAAGTTACCAGCAGCGGCAGTTAATTCGGCCGCTGATAAAAAATCGGAGAAGGGTGCCTAA
- a CDS encoding 3-isopropylmalate dehydrogenase, with amino-acid sequence MKSYNIALIPGDGTGPEVLREGVKVLEAVSKRYGIKLNYTDYDFGGDRYNRTGETLPDSAIEEFRKHNAIYLGAIGHPDVKPGILELGILLKLRFALDQYINLRPVKLYPNVETPLRDKGPEQIDFVVIRENSGGIYTGMGGAAMVGTSQEIATQVMVYSRSVVERCIRYAYEYARKRNKKKLLTLVHKCNVLTYAGDLWVRTHNEVGEKDYPDIKRDYNHVDACTMWMVKSPEFYDVIVTENLFGDIITDLGAMIQGGMGIAAGGNINPEGVSMFEPIGGSAPKYTGQNVINPLAAICAGAMMLETLGENEASAAIDKAVYDALSSGKIKSMSAGRMGMSTTEVGDLIASMVS; translated from the coding sequence ATGAAAAGCTACAATATTGCATTGATACCGGGAGATGGAACAGGTCCTGAGGTACTTCGGGAGGGAGTAAAGGTTCTGGAGGCTGTTTCGAAGCGTTACGGAATAAAGTTGAATTATACTGATTATGATTTTGGCGGTGATCGCTACAATCGGACCGGGGAGACACTTCCTGATTCCGCAATCGAGGAGTTTCGCAAACATAACGCAATTTACCTCGGGGCTATAGGGCATCCGGATGTTAAACCTGGTATTCTTGAACTTGGCATACTTCTCAAACTGAGATTCGCACTTGACCAGTACATCAACCTTCGTCCGGTCAAGCTCTATCCCAATGTTGAAACTCCGCTGCGGGACAAGGGGCCGGAGCAGATAGATTTCGTGGTCATAAGGGAGAATTCCGGCGGGATCTATACCGGTATGGGCGGGGCTGCGATGGTTGGAACCTCTCAGGAGATAGCCACACAGGTGATGGTTTACTCGCGCAGCGTGGTAGAAAGGTGCATACGGTACGCTTATGAATATGCACGTAAGAGGAACAAGAAGAAGCTTCTGACACTTGTTCACAAATGTAATGTGCTTACGTATGCAGGTGATCTGTGGGTGCGCACACACAATGAGGTGGGGGAGAAGGACTATCCCGATATCAAGAGGGATTACAATCATGTGGATGCCTGCACCATGTGGATGGTGAAAAGTCCGGAGTTCTACGATGTAATAGTGACAGAAAACCTCTTTGGTGACATCATAACAGATCTTGGTGCCATGATCCAGGGTGGTATGGGCATAGCTGCTGGTGGAAACATAAACCCTGAGGGAGTTTCGATGTTCGAGCCTATCGGGGGGAGTGCTCCCAAGTACACAGGTCAGAATGTGATCAATCCCCTTGCGGCAATCTGTGCCGGGGCTATGATGCTTGAGACACTTGGAGAGAACGAGGCCAGTGCAGCTATTGACAAAGCGGTATATGATGCCCTTTCTTCCGGCAAGATAAAGAGTATGTCGGCTGGACGAATGGGAATGAGTACTACCGAAGTTGGAGACCTGATAGCATCGATGGTTTCCTGA
- a CDS encoding citramalate synthase: protein MKNKKQSVSLYDTTLRDGNQALGISFSLSDKLRIAEKLDEFGIHYIEGGWPNPTSPIDTEFYREVSRAGFHAKIAAFGSTRRPGCKSEDDPFLRNLVETGVPVATIFGKSWGLHVTHVIGTDKDENLRMITDSVRFLKKNMEEVIYDAEHFFDGYKSDPQYAISTLMAAGEAGADCIVLCDTNGGVLPDELVAIFLDVKSKIPTPLGIHAHNDSGCADANSCVAVINGAVHIQGTINGLGERCGNANLCTIIPNLQLKRGFPLVTPQQLKTLSSLSVFIAEIANVIPDIRAPYVGKAAFSHKAGAHADGVRKVRESFEHVSPDCTGNERQFVVSDQAGSGTMLEKLETIRPGLNKKDPDVKKLLLRIKELESQGYQFEAAEGSFELIAREMLGQFREPFIVMGFRVIEEKKENGKVFSEATIKIKENDVFEHTAAEGDGPVNALDNALRKALIKFYPSLSKVKLEDFKVRVLDGRDGTESKVRVLIESSDGISSWGTVGVSTNIIEASWLALIDSLKYKLMKDKFMINTGKSEITSEICQAAVK, encoded by the coding sequence ATGAAAAACAAAAAACAATCCGTATCTCTTTATGATACCACGTTACGTGATGGAAATCAGGCACTGGGGATCAGCTTTTCCCTGAGTGACAAACTTCGCATAGCCGAAAAACTCGATGAGTTCGGGATACACTATATTGAAGGAGGCTGGCCCAATCCCACCAGCCCGATTGACACCGAATTTTACAGAGAGGTATCCAGGGCAGGGTTCCATGCGAAAATCGCAGCCTTTGGCAGCACAAGAAGACCGGGGTGTAAGAGCGAGGATGATCCTTTTCTGAGGAATCTGGTGGAGACTGGAGTCCCGGTTGCTACAATATTCGGTAAAAGCTGGGGTCTGCACGTTACCCATGTCATAGGTACCGATAAAGACGAGAACCTCAGGATGATAACCGACTCCGTCAGATTTCTGAAAAAGAACATGGAAGAGGTTATCTACGATGCGGAGCATTTCTTTGACGGATACAAGTCTGATCCACAGTATGCGATAAGCACCCTTATGGCAGCCGGTGAAGCAGGTGCAGACTGTATAGTGCTCTGTGATACCAATGGTGGTGTTCTGCCCGATGAACTTGTTGCAATATTTTTGGATGTCAAATCGAAAATCCCGACACCGCTTGGTATCCATGCTCATAACGATTCCGGCTGTGCAGATGCAAATTCATGTGTGGCAGTAATAAACGGAGCGGTTCATATTCAGGGCACGATCAACGGACTTGGGGAGAGATGCGGTAATGCCAATCTCTGCACAATTATCCCGAATCTTCAATTGAAGAGAGGGTTTCCGCTGGTGACCCCACAGCAGCTCAAAACTCTTTCGTCACTCTCGGTATTTATCGCTGAGATTGCCAACGTCATTCCTGATATCCGGGCGCCGTATGTGGGTAAAGCGGCCTTTTCTCACAAGGCTGGTGCTCATGCTGACGGGGTGCGTAAAGTGAGGGAGTCTTTTGAACATGTATCTCCCGACTGCACCGGTAACGAACGTCAATTTGTCGTATCAGACCAGGCGGGATCCGGGACCATGCTGGAGAAGCTTGAGACAATTCGTCCCGGGCTGAATAAGAAAGATCCGGATGTAAAGAAGCTTCTCTTGAGAATCAAGGAGCTTGAGTCTCAGGGATATCAGTTTGAGGCGGCTGAGGGATCTTTTGAACTGATTGCCAGGGAGATGCTGGGACAATTCCGGGAGCCTTTCATCGTAATGGGTTTCAGGGTAATTGAGGAGAAGAAGGAAAACGGAAAAGTTTTTTCCGAGGCGACTATAAAGATAAAGGAAAATGATGTTTTCGAACACACCGCTGCTGAAGGTGACGGACCGGTGAATGCGCTTGATAATGCTCTGCGTAAGGCTCTGATCAAGTTTTATCCTTCGCTTAGCAAGGTGAAGCTGGAAGACTTTAAAGTGAGGGTACTCGATGGCAGGGATGGCACGGAGTCGAAGGTCCGGGTGCTTATTGAGTCATCAGATGGTATCAGCAGTTGGGGAACTGTAGGAGTTTCCACAAACATCATCGAAGCTTCCTGGCTGGCCTTGATCGACAGTCTTAAATACAAGCTCATGAAGGACAAATTCATGATTAATACCGGCAAATCAGAGATAACATCTGAGATTTGTCAAGCTGCTGTCAAATAG